In Myxocyprinus asiaticus isolate MX2 ecotype Aquarium Trade chromosome 27, UBuf_Myxa_2, whole genome shotgun sequence, the DNA window AACTGTCCGTGTCTGTGGAGGGATTCTCGACGTGCCAGTCCTACAACTTGGACGACCAGAAATCCAAAAGGATCGAGGCGGTTCGCGGACAGATTTTGAGCAAGCTGCGCATCCGGAGTCCACCGGATCCCGAGGCTAGCCCGTCGCCGGAGTCGGTGCCGGCGGAGGTGATGTTACTTTACAACAGCACGAAGGAGTTGCTTAAGGAGCGCGCGCGCCAAGCCGAGGCCGCGTGCGACCGAGAGAGCAGCGAAGAGGATTATTACGCAAAAGAGGTGCAACGGGTGAATATGATGCCGCAGCGCACAGATACGAGTGAGTGCTGTGGGTTTGATCAGGAACGTGctattaatgtaaaatgtaagcATGCATCAGGGTTCTGCATGTGTAATCATAGCTCAGTCACGTGCGTAATGAGCTCTTTGAGCATCAGGTATGGTGGTGTTGCCTATGCATTACAAATAGTAAACAAAAAGATGTCAATAACATTCGGTTCATATTTCATCGCTAAAAGAAAGAATTAAGaacttataataaaaaataagaatttaaCTGTCATGGAAtaatgtaacaatgcaaaaaaaacaaaaaaaaaaacaaacaaaaaaaaaacaaacaaacaaacaaaaaaaaaaacaatccaattTCTTATGACCTACATTTTTTCATGAGATTAACCCAGATACAAAGGTTACATATACACAGAATAGATTAATTaacccattgttttcaatgatgattttcattaccatatcagtaattattatatattttttttctgtaatacagtaaaattaCACTGATTTTGTCTAAATTAAAATCACggaaatgaaaggcagtaccggAGTACTATGATGTTtatatactttacaatttaaatatataatttttcacattgcaataatgagaatatcataatggccATCTTTTTTTCCCATTGTGCAGTCAGGAATTGGGGGTTAAAATGTGCgaaactgtcataaaaataatgccaCAGTGTAAAAATTTTAATGCCCTTAAAATTAGGCTTTGTTTTCCTATGCaaaaaataacttattttatagtaataatatatttcatttgattttgtagtaaaatagggccaggacattttcttgacaggtttcctgAGAATCAGCCTATAGTATCAATGTGGTTGTTGAGAAGTTCAAAGGGGTTAGGCACTGCATCTGTTGTTTTGGCACTGTGGCCAGTTTTATTTCCTTGAGGTCAACCGTCTGAAAACCATGCACAGCCCACACAGTGTAAATAAGAAGACTTCAGTGAATCTTCCTTTTGTCCCACAGACTCAATCAACCCGGTTCCTCATAGCCCGTTCTTCAGGGTTGTGGGCTTCGATGTCACCAATGTGGAAAGAAATTCTAGTACTTTAGTCAAAGCAGAATTTCGCATCTTCAGAGCGCCAAACCCACAAGCCCGCACCACAGAGCAGCGTGTGGAAATATACCAGGTGAGAGGATTGCATGGTTGCAAAGGCTGGAGTAGCTCCAAAGTGTCTGAACTGTAGTGACATAATCTGAACAGGTTTGATTCACTAGATTTGCAAGATGCATTCTTCTTTACTTATTGCATCGATTTATTCACAAAAGACAGACCAGTAGATGAATGAATAGACAAgccgacaaaaaaaaaaaaaacttgtggtcTTTTGCTTCATGCCTGTAGATTCTCAAATCTAATGGTGTGACGGCTCCATCTCAGAGGTACATTGACTCCAGAACAGTTGACCCCCGAGCCAAAGGAGCGTGGCTTTCTGTCGATGTCACAGAGACTGTGAAGGAATGGATGGCGTTCAGAGGTCAGTGAGTTCATCCAAGGATTTTAACATATGTTTACTGCATGTCGAAGCAGAAGTTTTAAAATGAGATGTATTTTCTTTCTTAAGACAAagattctctttttctctctcagagAGAAATCTAGGGCTGAAGATCAGCGTTCACTGTCCCTGTTGCACATTTGTCCCCTCAACTAACAATATTGTTCCTAACAAGAGTGAAGAACTGGAGGCCAGATTTGCAGGTCGTTACACATTTTTTCAGATTTACAGTGGGGAGATCATTACCGGAAATGTTttgatttaataaaacaaaaattacttGCAAATTGTCAGTGTAGGCtaacaatttaagtgaaaagttgaattgaaaaacatacatgaatttctttgtatttggtatgtcccttttcaacctggtctcatggaaTCAcgttaacccttatgttgtgttccagtcattttgacccaggcgattggttttttttatttattttatttacaatattttatttatttatttattttacttaatccaattggatttaaattccttgactttattcacatatggtatctgaaaacaccaAAAAATTGGACCATTTTGTTGGAccaaaaattcattttttttgttttatttaactttgttacacttgtgttcccggtcaaaagtccggccattggaaatgaatggattagactacaaaatacagaaatattaagtgttcaggagcatcccaatcctttagatgagcacatatatgtggatgtgtgttagCACACACAATGTGCTCGGACATGtgcatacacacaacacacacaacacacacacattgtgtgttgagcgccctcttgtgcatcgtctttctATGTACacactttgaggaatatttcaagatctacttatcatattatgttgtgtttgggcttatttgaa includes these proteins:
- the LOC127418235 gene encoding transforming growth factor beta-2 proprotein-like, yielding MWFINLTLLILKLSVSVEGFSTCQSYNLDDQKSKRIEAVRGQILSKLRIRSPPDPEASPSPESVPAEVMLLYNSTKELLKERARQAEAACDRESSEEDYYAKEVQRVNMMPQRTDTNSINPVPHSPFFRVVGFDVTNVERNSSTLVKAEFRIFRAPNPQARTTEQRVEIYQILKSNGVTAPSQRYIDSRTVDPRAKGAWLSVDVTETVKEWMAFRERNLGLKISVHCPCCTFVPSTNNIVPNKSEELEARFAGIDDDLIKQNRRPGATKGAIEFSTKTPHLILTLLPTDRLENPTKKNRKKRSAAETSICSRTDQGCCLRSLYIDFRRDLNWKWIHEPKGYKANFCAGNCPYLWSADNHYNMILPLYNKLNPEASASPCCVPQDLEPLTIVYYLGRTPRVEQLSNMVVRSCKCR